GTGGCTAATAATTGCCATAGTACTGGTCTCTGTATTCAGTAATTTTGGCCCTCGCCATACCTCAGCTGAAAAGCTTTCCTATAGCGAATTCTTAAGAGAAGTTGATCAAGGCATGGTTAATTCTGTGACCATTGAGGACTCTAAAGTTATTAAAGGGGTAACTAAAAATAATCGTCGGTTTGTGACGTACATGCCTATGCAAGATGATGCTTTGCTTGGTGAATTATTAAAGTCTAAAGTGGATGTTAGCGGCCAAGAAAAGCAACAAGAAAGCTTCTTATTGCATTTGTTCGTCAATTGGTTCCCAATGCTGCTTCTCATCGGCGTATGGGTATTCTTCATGCGCCAAATGCAAGGTGGCGGCGGCCGTGGAGCGATGTCTTTTGGCCGGTCGCGCGCGCGGTTATTGGGTGAAGATCAAGTTAAAGTGACTTTTTCGGATGTTGCTGGCGTTGATGAAGCAAAAGAAGAAGTTAAGGAACTAGTTGATTTCTTACGTGAACCGACTAAGTTCCAAAATCTTGGTGGGCGTATTCCGCGAGGCGTGCTGCTGGTTGGTCCCCCTGGAACGGGTAAAACATTGCTGGCTAAAGCCGTTGCAGGTGAAGCTAAAGTACCATTCTTCACTATTTCCGGTTCCGATTTCGTTGAAATGTTCGTGGGTGTTGGTGCCTCGCGTGTCCGCGACATGTTTGAACAAGCCAAAAAACACGCGCCTTGTATTATTTTTATCGATGAAATCGATGCAGTAGGACGCCATCGTGGTGCGGGACTTGGCGGAGGCCATGATGAGCGTGAACAAACGCTGAACCAGTTACTTGTTGAAATGGATGGTTTTGAAGGAAATGAAGGGGTTATCGTCATGTCCGCGACTAACCGTCCTGATGTCCTCGATCCGGCATTATTACGTCCCGGTCGATTCGATCGCCAGGTTGTTGTTCCGTTGCCTGACATTCGTGGGCGTGAACAAATTCTAAAAGTTCACTTGCAAAAAGTCCCCCTTGATAAAAGCGTGGAAATTTTGCCTATAGCCAGAGGTACTCCAGGATTTTCAGGTGCCGATTTGGCAAACCTTGTTAACGAGGCCGCTTTATTTGCTGCCCGAGCTAACAAGCGTAAAGTGACCATGATTGAGCTTGATAAAGCGAAAGATAAAATCATGATGGGTGCAGAGCGCCGCTCAATGGTCATGGATGAAAATGAGAAAAAGTTGACAGCTTACCACGAAGCTGGTCATGCTATCGTCGGCTTGTCGGTGCCGGAACATGACCCTGTTTATAAAGTGACTATTATTCCGAGGGGACGTGCGCTTGGGGTGACGATGTTTTTACCAGAACAAGACCGTTATAGCCATTCTAAGAGGCGATTGGAAAGCCAATTATCCAGCCTATTTGGTGGCCGCATTGCTGAAGAATTGATTTTTGGTGGCGAAAGTGTGACGACAGGTGCATCAAATGATATTATGCGAGCTACTGAAATTGCACGTAAAATGGTTACCACTTGGGGTCTATCCAATCTTGGTCCGCTTACTTTTGGTGAAGAGGAAGGGGAAGTTTTCTTAGGTAGAAGTGTCAGTCAGCACAAAGAGATTTCTGATAAGACAGCTCAGCAAATTGATGAAGAAGTAAGGCAAATCATTGATAGGAACTATCAACGGGCCAAAGAAATCCTTATGTCAAATTTGGAAAAACTTCATCTAATGGCGGAAGCTTTGATTAAATATGAGACCATTGATACTAAGCAAATCGCAGAAATCATGGCCGGCCAACCCCCTTCGCCACCGGACGATTGGGAAGCTACAAAAAAACTTGAGCAAGACAAGAAAGGCGAAGATACAACGTCTAAATCTGTCAATGGAAAAGCAATCGATCACCCAGCTGGCGAGCATTAGGCGTTTTGACAATTATATTAACTTGGCTAATAATGGCTCCTTTTTCTCGCTCGCGGCGTTCTATACATCTTTATATGCTGTTGCGATGCTCGAAAAACGAGCCATTTTAACTCGAGCT
The genomic region above belongs to Legionella micdadei and contains:
- the ftsH gene encoding ATP-dependent zinc metalloprotease FtsH; translated protein: MVKNLFLWLIIAIVLVSVFSNFGPRHTSAEKLSYSEFLREVDQGMVNSVTIEDSKVIKGVTKNNRRFVTYMPMQDDALLGELLKSKVDVSGQEKQQESFLLHLFVNWFPMLLLIGVWVFFMRQMQGGGGRGAMSFGRSRARLLGEDQVKVTFSDVAGVDEAKEEVKELVDFLREPTKFQNLGGRIPRGVLLVGPPGTGKTLLAKAVAGEAKVPFFTISGSDFVEMFVGVGASRVRDMFEQAKKHAPCIIFIDEIDAVGRHRGAGLGGGHDEREQTLNQLLVEMDGFEGNEGVIVMSATNRPDVLDPALLRPGRFDRQVVVPLPDIRGREQILKVHLQKVPLDKSVEILPIARGTPGFSGADLANLVNEAALFAARANKRKVTMIELDKAKDKIMMGAERRSMVMDENEKKLTAYHEAGHAIVGLSVPEHDPVYKVTIIPRGRALGVTMFLPEQDRYSHSKRRLESQLSSLFGGRIAEELIFGGESVTTGASNDIMRATEIARKMVTTWGLSNLGPLTFGEEEGEVFLGRSVSQHKEISDKTAQQIDEEVRQIIDRNYQRAKEILMSNLEKLHLMAEALIKYETIDTKQIAEIMAGQPPSPPDDWEATKKLEQDKKGEDTTSKSVNGKAIDHPAGEH